One window of the Lycorma delicatula isolate Av1 chromosome 3, ASM4794821v1, whole genome shotgun sequence genome contains the following:
- the LOC142321711 gene encoding zinc finger Y-chromosomal protein-like, whose protein sequence is MESDNLDIKPKVKNDIKCETMKNEVHEKLEPPELNDTDVEAAKKEENINSDDDWEEEFEDEEEEENESSDDDDINASNQLYFCRICWQHFRYKIPLKRHMQRIHQKEKPPVYTCKPCKIGLYTPRKFSEHFKSCPFGYLQKKLFTCQQCGKVFAIQKHLNQHEEAAHNQPKQSFACSLCGKEFRKQKILTHHTSMHKELWQSCKICKRPFRKAQDLKKHILTHDNRIPYFCKKCKEGFLEKNQFKKHKKQFHKGKNNRNKNERDYGNDKKEIWMDV, encoded by the exons ATG GAATCAGACAATCTAGACATAAAACCTAAAgttaaaaatgacattaaatgtGAAACCATGAAAAATGAAGTTCATGAAAAACTGGAGCCACCTGAACTAAATGATACTGATGTAGAAGCtgcaaaaaaggaagaaaatataaatagtgaTGATGACTGGGAAGAAGAATTTGAAGATGAGGAGGAGGAAGAAAac gaatccagtgatgatgatgatattaatGCATCCAACCAATTATACTTTTGCAGAATTTGTTGGCAGCATTTTCGCTATAAGATACCTCTCAAACGCCACATGCAAAGAATTCATCAAAAAGAAAAGCCTCCTGTCTACACTTGTAAACCATGTAAAATAGGTCTTTATACCCCTCGAAAGTTTTCAGAGCACTTTAAAAGCTGTCCATTTGGATacctccaaaaaaaattatttacgtgtCAGCAGTGCGGTAAGGTATTTGCTATACAGAAACATTTAAATCAACATGAAGAAGCCGCACATAACCAACCTAAACAATCTTTTGCTTGTAGTCTTTGTGGCAAAGAatttagaaaacagaaaataCTAACTCATCATACTTCAATGCATAAAGAACTCTGGCAGAGTTGTAAAATATGCAAAAGGCCATTCAGGAAAGCTCAGGATCTTAAAAAACATATACTTACTCATGATAACAGAATAccatatttctgtaaaaaatgtaaagaaggttttcttgaaaaaaatcagtttaagaaACATAAGAAACAGTTCCACAagggaaaaaataacagaaataaaaatgaaagagactatggaaatgacaaaaaagaaatatggatggatgtttaa